In Erwinia sp. SLM-02, one genomic interval encodes:
- a CDS encoding diacylglycerol kinase — translation MANNATGLTRIVKAAGYSWKGIRAAWQHEAAFRQEAVAAIIAILIACWLDVDAVTRVLLIGSVVMVIIVEILNSAIEAVVDRIGTEIHPLAGRAKDMGSAAVLLSILLAIFVWVMLLISHLR, via the coding sequence ATGGCAAATAACGCCACCGGACTGACTCGAATTGTAAAAGCAGCAGGCTATTCCTGGAAAGGTATACGTGCTGCCTGGCAACATGAAGCGGCATTTCGCCAGGAAGCGGTCGCCGCTATTATCGCCATTCTTATTGCCTGCTGGCTGGACGTCGACGCCGTTACCCGCGTGCTGCTGATCGGCTCGGTGGTGATGGTGATTATCGTCGAAATCCTCAACAGCGCCATTGAGGCCGTCGTTGACCGTATCGGCACGGAGATTCATCCGCTGGCCGGTCGGGCCAAAGACATGGGCTCTGCTGCCGTCTTGCTCAGTATCTTATTGGCAATTTTCGTGTGGGTAATGCTGCTGATTTCACATTTGCGATAG